The Lycium barbarum isolate Lr01 chromosome 9, ASM1917538v2, whole genome shotgun sequence genome has a segment encoding these proteins:
- the LOC132612077 gene encoding uncharacterized protein LOC132612077, which produces MIQHPESSHIDPLEITLKEEQAHYTHIEAESDGKPWYANIKAYLEKRECPPNSSGNQKKTIRRLANGFFLNKEILYKRKLDLGLLRCMDAEEATKQLKEIHGDVIKVPPTELHAMSSPWPFAAWRMDVIGPIKPPVSNGHRFILVAIDDFTKWVEATSHKSVTEKVVADFVKNNLICRFGVPESIITDNGANLKSHLMKDICEQLKITHRNSTTYRQQMNGVVEAINKNIKRILWKMIDNYKNWHE; this is translated from the exons atgattcagcaccCCGAAAGCAGTCACATCGATCCACTGGAGATCACTTTGAAAGAAGAACAGGCTCACTACACTCACATCGAGGCAGAATCGGATGGTAAACCCTGGTACGCCAACATCAAGGCATACCTGGAGAAAAGAGAATGCCCACCTAACAGTTCAGGAAATCAGAAGAAGACCATCAGGAGGTTGGCCAATGGCTTCTTCCTGAACAAAGAAATACTGTACAAAAGGAAACTAGACCTTGGGTTACTCAGATGTATGGATGCCGAAGAGGCCACGAAGCAGCTGAAAGAG ATTCACGGAGACGTGATTAAGGTTCCTCCAACGGAGCTACACGCAATGAGCTCACCTTGGCCGTTCGCGGCATGGAGGATGGATGTCATCGGACCCATCAAGCCACCGGTATCTAACGGACATCGTTTCATTCTAGTCGCCATCGACGATTTCACCAAATGGGTAGAAGCCACCTCTCACAAGTCAGTAACCGAAAAGGTCGTGGCTGACTTTGTGAAGAACAACCTCATATGTCGCTTCGGTGTGCCAGAGTCCATCATTACGGACAATGGAGCTAATCTGAAGAGTCATTTGATGAAAGACATCTGCGAACAATTAAAGATAACTCATCGGAACTCTACTACCTATCGGCAACAGATGAATGGAGTCGTAGAGGCTATCAACAAGAACATCAAGAGAATCCTTTGGAAAATgattgacaactacaagaattggcatGAGTAG